DNA from Pomacea canaliculata isolate SZHN2017 linkage group LG9, ASM307304v1, whole genome shotgun sequence:
TGACTGCACCAAGTACTACAGATGCGACCTCCCCGCCCCCTACAGGCCTCCTGCCCCATCGACGAGGTGTTCGACGACGTTCGCCTGGAGTGCAGGAAGGGGGCTGTGTGCGGTCAGCGGCCGGTCACCGGTCGTCAGCTCAGCCCCCCCGCCGCCGTGGTGACGTCATGCCTCCAGAGCGCCACGCGCCAGACGGCGGACCCTCAGTCCTGCAAGAACTACTACATCTGCCCTAACGGGACTCTGGCCCTGCTGTCGTGTCCGGAGTTCACTCTCTTTGATGTCGTCTCTAACCGCTGTATACCTTTCACCGGGGTGGACTGCCAAGCCAGACCAGGTATGCTACAAAAATTGGATATGCgcttatctgtctgtctgtctgtctgtctgtctgtctgtctgtctgtcgtgatgaaaaattattgaattgcaaaaatctttgtcttttgtcCGCTAGTTACCTACAGCGCCGACCAGCTCAGTCAGGTGTGTAGTGCCAACCCCTTCCTGCTCATCCCCAGCTCCCAGACCTGCAACTCCTACTACAACTGTTCTCGCCGCACTGAGAGTGGCTCACCGGCCTACTACCAGGAGTGCCCGTACCTTCAGCTCTTCGACGTGAACTCCAGGAGGTGTCTCCCCTACAGCA
Protein-coding regions in this window:
- the LOC112572809 gene encoding uncharacterized protein LOC112572809; the protein is MRPPRPLQASCPIDEVFDDVRLECRKGAVCGQRPVTGRQLSPPAAVVTSCLQSATRQTADPQSCKNYYICPNGTLALLSCPEFTLFDVVSNRCIPFTGVDCQARPVTYSADQLSQVCSANPFLLIPSSQTCNSYYNCSRRTESGSPAYYQECPYLQLFDVNSRRCLPYSMVTCGTRGALKYRCQLSLASVARHTARPAPPSHPTAATCPTASNRSTRVSTAPATPCVRTDGRSTCWTVSQMPSGTSPASSTRTVLTACPCRWCPDGSGGWLLMANGHDLNINTLRHRTEHPTSHRDIERL